CGCTTGACGAAACATTCACCGCTTTTATATTGACCGTATTAAATAAGAAACAGAGTTTCATATATGAAACAAAGGCCTGGAGGATCGTGATGAGCTGGATAGGCGTATGTGACGCAGAGCAAGTACAGGAAGATTTCCCTTTTAGTGGCAACGTCGACGGGAAAGAGATCGGCGTGTATTTGATTGACGGTGAATATTACGCGCTGGAAGACGTATGCCCACACGCTTACGCCCTGCTGAGCCAGGGCTTCGTGGAAGATGGCAAAGTGGAATGTCCGCTGCATGAGGCGGTGTTCGACGTCAAAACCGGCCAGTGTCTGCACGGCCCCGGGGGTCGCAACCTCAACCGTTACCCGGTTCGGGTCTTTGAAAACCAGATTCAGATTACCTTCGTTGAGGAGACCGTGGCATGAGCGACACGCTGAACTACAACCCGGCGCTGCCGGAAAGCCGCCAGTTTACCCCGCCGGCAGAAGGCGGTAATGGCGCCATTCACAAGCCGGGTGATTACCAGAATCTCATTTGGCAGACCCGCAGCCGCGAGCCGGAAAGCTGGGAAATGAACCTGATTGCGACGCTCGAAGATCTCTTCGAACAGGGCGTTGAAACCCTGCCGGAGCTGGTGAGCGGGCTGAACGCAGTGCGTATGCACGACCAGCAGGGCGAGCCGTGGAGCGACGCCAGCTTCCAGGCATTCTTACAGGTTAACGGCTACTGAGGGCAACGCGATGACGACTACCGTACAAAACTATCTGGATAAAGGTCTGCGCGGCCTCTGGTATCCGGTGCTGGCGAGCTGGGAAGTGCAGTCTGCGCCGGTGGGCATCACCCGCCTGGGTGAACAGATTGTGGTCTGGCGCAACAAAGACGGGCAGGTGCAGGCGCTGGAGGACCGCTGTCCGCACCGCGGCGCGCGTCTGTCGATGGGCTGGAATCTCGGGGACCGCATCGCCTGCTGGTATCACGGGGTGGAAGTGGCGGGTAACGGCGAAGTGAAAGACGTGCCCGCCGTGGACAAATGTCCGCTGGTCGGCCAGCAGTGCGTGCGCAGCTATAACGTGCAGGAGGCGCACGGCGCCATTTTCCTCTGGTTTGGCGTCACCGCGGACCAGCAGCCGGACGAGCTGACCTTCCCGGACGAACTGGCCGACACGGAAAACTTCAGCAATTTCCTCTGCACCGCCGCGTGGAAATGCAATTACCAGTACGCGCTGGAAAACGTGATGGATCCGATGCACGGCACTTATCTGCACTCCTCCTCACACTCGATGGCGGAAGGGGACCGCAAGGCCGACATGGTGCTCCAGCCGACGAAAACCGGCTTTATTTTCGAGAAGAAGGGGCAGAGCGGCGTCAACTTCGACTGGGTAGAGCTGGGCAACAGCGGCACCTGCTGGATGCGCCTCTCCATTCCGTATAAGAAGCGTTTCGGACCGGGCGGCCACTTCTTTATCGTCGGCATGGTGGTGCCGGAAGATAACGACAACTGCCGCGTTTTCTTCTGGCGCATACGCCGCGTACAGGGCTGGCAGCGTGATATGTGGCGCTTCATGTACCGCAACCGCCTGGAAAAACTGCACTGGGAAGTGCTGGAGCAGGACCGCGTGGTGCTGGAGAGCCTGGCGCCCAACGCGCGCGACCATGAATACCTGTATCAGCACGACGTTGGCCTCTCTCGCCTGCGCCGCATGATGCAAAAGGCCGCCAAAGAGCAGCTGGCGATGCGCGAAGCACAGCAGGGAGCCGCCTGATGAACGGGCTGCTGAGTGGCAAACGCATTGTAGTGACCGGCGCCGCGCGCGGGCTGGGCTACCACTTTGCCAGAGCCTGCGCGGAGCAAGGCGCGGCGGTGGTGATGTGCGACATCCTCAAAGGCGAACTGGCCGAGAGCGCCCACCGGCTGCGCGAACAGGGCTATGCGATCGAATCGCACGTTATCGATCTGGCCGATCCGCACTCCATCGAGCAGGTGTTCAGCAGCGTTGGCGAGCAGGGGCAGATTGACGGTCTGGTGAACAACGCGGCGATGGCGACGGGCGTGGGCGGCAAAAACATGCTCGATTACGACCCGGATCTCTGGGATCGGGTGATGAGCGTCAACGTCAAAGGCACCTGGCTGGTGACGCGCGCCGCCGTGCCGCTGCTGCGTGAAGGGGCAGGCATTGTGAACGTGGCGTCTGACACCGCGCTGTGGGGCGCGCCGCGCCTGATGGCCTACGTCGCCAGCAAGGGGGCAGTCATTGCCATGACCCGCTCCATGGCGCGCGAGCTGGGTGAAAAACGGATTCGCATCAACGCCATCGCACCGGGGCTGACCCGCGTCGAGGCCACCGAATATGTGCCCGCCGAACGACATCAGCTCTACGAGAACGGACGCGCGTTAACCGGGGCACAGCAGCCGGAAGATGTCACCGGCAGCGTGGTCTGGCTGTTAAGCGATTTGTCGCGGTTTATTACCGGACAGCTGATCCCGGTCAACGGCGGTTTTGTCTTTAACTAAGGTAGGGCGATGATGGCAAACGATC
The sequence above is a segment of the Enterobacter hormaechei ATCC 49162 genome. Coding sequences within it:
- a CDS encoding Rieske (2Fe-2S) protein: MSWIGVCDAEQVQEDFPFSGNVDGKEIGVYLIDGEYYALEDVCPHAYALLSQGFVEDGKVECPLHEAVFDVKTGQCLHGPGGRNLNRYPVRVFENQIQITFVEETVA
- a CDS encoding recombinase-like helix-turn-helix domain-containing protein; this translates as MSDTLNYNPALPESRQFTPPAEGGNGAIHKPGDYQNLIWQTRSREPESWEMNLIATLEDLFEQGVETLPELVSGLNAVRMHDQQGEPWSDASFQAFLQVNGY
- a CDS encoding aromatic ring-hydroxylating oxygenase subunit alpha; the protein is MTTTVQNYLDKGLRGLWYPVLASWEVQSAPVGITRLGEQIVVWRNKDGQVQALEDRCPHRGARLSMGWNLGDRIACWYHGVEVAGNGEVKDVPAVDKCPLVGQQCVRSYNVQEAHGAIFLWFGVTADQQPDELTFPDELADTENFSNFLCTAAWKCNYQYALENVMDPMHGTYLHSSSHSMAEGDRKADMVLQPTKTGFIFEKKGQSGVNFDWVELGNSGTCWMRLSIPYKKRFGPGGHFFIVGMVVPEDNDNCRVFFWRIRRVQGWQRDMWRFMYRNRLEKLHWEVLEQDRVVLESLAPNARDHEYLYQHDVGLSRLRRMMQKAAKEQLAMREAQQGAA
- a CDS encoding SDR family oxidoreductase — translated: MNGLLSGKRIVVTGAARGLGYHFARACAEQGAAVVMCDILKGELAESAHRLREQGYAIESHVIDLADPHSIEQVFSSVGEQGQIDGLVNNAAMATGVGGKNMLDYDPDLWDRVMSVNVKGTWLVTRAAVPLLREGAGIVNVASDTALWGAPRLMAYVASKGAVIAMTRSMARELGEKRIRINAIAPGLTRVEATEYVPAERHQLYENGRALTGAQQPEDVTGSVVWLLSDLSRFITGQLIPVNGGFVFN